A stretch of the Vanacampus margaritifer isolate UIUO_Vmar chromosome 6, RoL_Vmar_1.0, whole genome shotgun sequence genome encodes the following:
- the slc17a8 gene encoding vesicular glutamate transporter 3 produces the protein MSLGALRGQMLNPATEEVKSTVGNSLGKLQRKIDGSNVEEESHIELTEDGRPVTSTSRPAPLLDCSCGGLPKRYIIAILSGLGFCISFGIRCNLGVAIVEMVNNNTVYVNGTEVLQKAEFNWDPETVGLIHGSFFWGYIVTQIPGGFISNKLSANRVFGAAIFLTSVLNMFIPSAARVHYGCVMFVRILQGLVEGVTYPACHGMWSKWAPPLERSRLATTSFCGSYAGAVIAMPLAGVLVQYIGWPSVFYIYGVFGILWYILWLLLAYGSPAVHPTITDEERTYIESTIGETIHHLSVTQKFKTPWRRFFTSMPVYAIIVANFCRSWTFYLLLISQPAYFEEVFGFPISKVGILSAVPHMVMTIVVPIGGQLADFLRSNKIMTTTNVRKLMNCGGFGMEATLLLVVGYSHTRAMAISFLVLAVGFSGFAISGFNVNHLDIAPRYASILMGISNGVGTLSGMVCPLIVGALTIHKTRLEWQNVFVIASMVHYTGVIFYAIFASGEQQDWANPESTSEEKCGFIEEDELAEESELNSESMTAPKMTYGTTDSASGRKHGWKKKRGVSTQEEDEHYANGDYQNGCQ, from the exons ATGTCTTTGGGAGCTTTGAGAGGGCAGATGCTAAACCCAGCGACAGAAGAAGTGAAGAGTACAGTGGGCAACTCTTTGGGGAAACTGCAAAG GAAAATAGATGGCAGCAATGTGGAAGAGGAGAGCCACATTGAACTGACTGAGGATGGGCGTCCGGTGACATCCACATCTCGTCCGGCTCCGCTGCTGGACTGTAGCTGTGGTGGTCTGCCCAAGCGTTACATCATCGCTATCCTCAGTGGCCTGGGATTCTGCATCTCCTTTGGCATCCGTTGTAACCTCGGCGTTGCAATTGTGGAGATGGTTAACAACAACACTGTATATGTGAATGGAACTGAAGTACTCCAG AAAGCTGAGTTCAACTGGGACCCGGAGACAGTCGGGCTGATCCATGGCTCATTCTTCTGGGGCTACATCGTCACTCAAATTCCTGGTGGTTTCATCTCAAACAAGCTGTCTGCCAACAG GGTGTTTGGAGCTGCCATTTTCTTGACATCAGTGCTGAATATGTTTATCCCATCTGCAGCAAGGGTGCATTACGGCTGCGTCATGTTTGTTCGCATCTTGCAGGGCTTAGTTGAG GGTGTCACCTACCCAGCCTGCCATGGCATGTGGTCAAAATGGGCTCCGCCTCTTGAACGCAGTCGACTGGCCACAACATCCTTCTGTG GATCCTATGCAGGAGCCGTCATTGCCATGCCTTTGGCTGGCGTGTTGGTTCAGTACATTGGGTGGCCGTCAGTCTTTTACATCTATG gtgtttttgGAATCCTATGGTATATCCTGTGGCTTCTGTTGGCCTATGGAAGTCCTGCGGTACATCCAACCATCACGGATGAAGAAAGGACATACATTGAGTCCACCATTGGTGAAACAATCCATCACCTGAGTGTCACTCAG AAATTCAAGACACCGTGGCGTCGTTTCTTCACCTCCATGCCAGTCTACGCCATTATCGTGGCTAACTTCTGCCGCAGCTGGACCTTCTACTTGCTTCTCATCAGCCAGCCGGCATATTTTGAAGAGGTCTTTGGGTTCCCAATCAGCAAG GTGGGGATTCTGTCTGCTGTGCCGCACATGGTCATGACTATTGTTGTTCCAATCGGAGGACAGCTGGCGGACTTCCTGCGTAGCAACAAAATCATGACTACTACAAATGTGAGGAAACTCATGAACTGCGGAG GCTTTGGTATGGAGGCAACTCTTCTGCTGGTGGTCGGGTATTCACACACCCGAGCTATGGCCATCTCCTTCTTGGTGCTTGCTGTAGGCTTCAGTGGATTTGCCATCTCAG GGTTTAATGTCAATCATCTGGACATCGCTCCTCGCTATGCCAGCATCCTGATGGGCATTTCTAATGGGGTGGGAACACTGTCTGGAATGGTGTGTCCCCTGATTGTCGGAGCCCTGACTATTCACAAG ACTCGTCTTGAGTGGCAGAATGTCTTTGTTATCGCATCCATGGTGCACTACACGGGGGTCATCTTCTACGCTATCTTTGCCTCGGGAGAACAGCAGGACTGGGCCAACCCCGAGAGTACGAGTGAAGAAAAATGCGGCTTCATCGAAGAGGACGAGCTAGCTGAAGAATCTGAGCTCAACAGCGAGAGCATGACGGCTCCCAAAATGACTTACGGAACGACGGATAGCGCGTCGGGTCGGAAACACGGCTGGAAAAAGAAGAGAGGGGTGAGCACGCAAGAGGAGGACGAACATTACGCTAATGGGGACTATCAGAATGGATGCCAGTGA